In Choloepus didactylus isolate mChoDid1 chromosome 6, mChoDid1.pri, whole genome shotgun sequence, one DNA window encodes the following:
- the LOC119538311 gene encoding 60S ribosomal protein L29-like yields MAKSKNHTTHNQSWKWHRNGIKKPQSQRYESLKEVDPRFLRNMHFAKKHNKKGLKKMQANNAKAMSTRAEAIKAFIKPKEVKPKIPKSGSRKLNRLAYIAHPKLGKSAHVCIAKGLRLCQPKSKAKDKTKAQAPAPA; encoded by the coding sequence ATGGCCAAGTCCAAGAACCACACCACGCACAACCAATCCTGGAAATGGCACAGAAACGGCATCAAGAAGCCCCAATCACAAAGATATGAATCTCTTAAGGAGGTGGACCCCAGGTTCTTAAGGAATATGCATTTTGCCAAGAAGCATAACAAGAAGGGCCTGAAGAAGATGCAGGCCAACAATGCCAAGGCCATGAGCACACGTGCAGAGGCCATCAAGGCTTTCATAAAGCCGAAGGAGGTTAAACCCAAGATCCCAAAAAGCGGCAGCCGCAAGCTTAATCGCCTGGCCTACATTGCCCACCCCAAGCTCGGAAAGAGTGCTCATGTGTGCATCGCCAAGGGTCTCAGACTCTGCCAACCAAAGTCCAAGGCCAAGGATAAAACCAAGGCCCAGGCTCCAGCTCCAGCTTAG